One segment of Thermosynechococcus sp. HN-54 DNA contains the following:
- the thrS gene encoding threonine--tRNA ligase: MPESAAPIHLPKTSESERIKRIRHTTSHILAMAVQKLFPKAQVTIGPWIENGFYYDFDHPEPFTEKDLKLIEKEMVKIIKRKLPVIREEVTRKEAERRIRELGEPYKLEILQDLEEPITIYHLGDEWWDLCAGPHVENTGEINPKAIALESVAGAYWRGDETKAQLQRIYGTAWETPEQLAEYKRRKQEALRRDHRKLGKELGLFIFADAVGPGLPLWTPKGTILRSTLEEFLKKEQLKRGYLPVVTPHIARVDLFKTSGHWQKYKEDMFPLMAEDAEAAANEQGFVLKPMNCPFHIQIYKSELRSYRDLPLRLAEFGTVYRYEQSGELGGLTRVRGFTVDDSHLFVTPEQLDAEFLSVVDLILSVFRCLRLNKFKARLSFRDPKSDKYIGSDEAWSKAESAIQRAVEQLGMEHFLGIGEAAFYGPKLDFIFEDALGREWQLGTVQVDYNLPERFDLEYVAEDNTRRRPVMIHRAPFGSLERLIGILIEEYAGDFPFWLAPEQMRLLPVGDEQRPYAERVAAQLQAQGVRVSVDGSGDRLGKQIRNAETQKIPVMGIIGAKEVESETVSIRTRAAGDVGALPVKALMEKLTAAMNAMDAEIQWQ, encoded by the coding sequence ATGCCAGAATCTGCTGCCCCTATCCACCTCCCCAAAACCAGTGAGTCGGAGCGAATTAAGCGTATTCGCCACACCACATCACATATTTTGGCAATGGCAGTCCAGAAGCTGTTTCCCAAGGCGCAGGTGACGATTGGCCCTTGGATTGAGAATGGGTTTTATTACGATTTTGACCACCCGGAACCCTTCACTGAAAAAGACCTAAAGCTCATTGAGAAGGAGATGGTCAAGATCATTAAACGCAAGCTACCAGTGATCCGTGAGGAAGTGACCCGTAAGGAAGCCGAGCGCCGCATCCGCGAATTGGGAGAACCCTATAAGCTAGAAATTCTGCAAGATCTCGAAGAGCCAATTACGATTTACCACCTCGGGGATGAGTGGTGGGACTTGTGTGCAGGGCCTCATGTGGAAAACACGGGTGAGATTAATCCCAAGGCGATCGCCCTCGAAAGCGTTGCCGGTGCCTACTGGCGAGGTGATGAAACCAAAGCCCAACTTCAGCGTATTTATGGCACGGCTTGGGAAACCCCTGAACAACTGGCGGAGTATAAACGCCGTAAACAAGAAGCCCTGCGCCGTGATCACCGCAAACTGGGCAAGGAACTGGGACTCTTTATCTTTGCCGATGCCGTAGGGCCGGGCTTGCCCTTATGGACTCCCAAGGGAACAATTCTGCGCTCAACCCTTGAGGAGTTTCTTAAAAAAGAGCAACTGAAGCGGGGATATCTACCGGTGGTAACCCCCCACATTGCCCGTGTGGATTTATTTAAGACCTCTGGCCACTGGCAAAAGTACAAAGAGGATATGTTCCCCCTGATGGCCGAGGATGCTGAGGCCGCAGCCAATGAGCAGGGGTTTGTCCTTAAGCCAATGAACTGCCCCTTCCACATTCAAATCTATAAAAGTGAGCTGCGTTCCTACCGTGACTTGCCTCTGCGGCTGGCGGAGTTTGGTACCGTCTATCGCTATGAGCAGTCGGGAGAATTGGGGGGCTTGACACGGGTGCGGGGCTTTACCGTTGATGACTCCCACCTCTTTGTCACCCCAGAGCAGTTGGATGCCGAGTTTTTGAGTGTGGTTGACCTCATTCTCTCGGTCTTCCGCTGTCTGCGTCTGAATAAGTTCAAGGCACGGTTGAGCTTCCGGGATCCCAAATCCGATAAGTACATTGGCTCCGATGAGGCTTGGTCAAAAGCAGAATCAGCCATTCAGCGAGCCGTAGAACAGTTGGGCATGGAGCACTTTTTGGGGATTGGTGAAGCGGCGTTCTATGGTCCTAAGCTCGACTTTATCTTTGAGGATGCCCTCGGTCGGGAGTGGCAACTGGGAACAGTTCAGGTGGACTACAATTTGCCTGAGCGCTTTGACTTGGAATATGTGGCTGAAGACAATACCCGCCGCCGACCGGTGATGATTCACCGTGCCCCCTTTGGCTCGCTGGAGCGGCTCATTGGCATTCTCATTGAGGAGTATGCGGGAGATTTCCCCTTCTGGCTGGCACCAGAGCAGATGCGCCTGTTGCCCGTGGGGGATGAGCAACGTCCCTATGCCGAACGTGTGGCGGCTCAACTGCAAGCGCAGGGGGTGCGCGTGAGCGTGGATGGCAGTGGCGATCGCCTCGGCAAACAAATCCGCAACGCCGAAACTCAGAAAATTCCTGTAATGGGCATTATCGGTGCCAAGGAAGTCGAAAGCGAGACCGTGAGTATCCGCACCCGTGCAGCGGGAGATGTCGGCGCCTTGCCTGTCAAGGCACTGATGGAAAAACTCACCGCAGCTATGAATGCGATGGATGCCGAGATCCAATGGCAATAA
- a CDS encoding glycosyltransferase, with translation MPRSNGNNGQFIHIDLMMTYPFISIITATLNVEDKIIPTIRSLENQTDKNFEWIISDGASIDNTVNIIKAVKNLNIKIISEPDFGIYDAINKAIKIAYGDYYLVLGAGDLLEPNAIELYRKAAYYTKASILSARVYIGEKVRYPNRGKPWLFSAGAYISAHSVGTLIKKSLHEQLGYYSHRFPLGADYLFIKTAIQNGYKFHACDFIAGEFILGGISSTDTISVLCDTLRLQIETGENLILQTLIFISALFIKVIIPKILCARSIKTKDFFQPQDNLKKCT, from the coding sequence ATGCCGAGATCCAATGGCAATAATGGGCAATTCATCCATATTGATTTAATGATGACCTACCCTTTTATATCAATTATCACAGCAACTCTCAATGTTGAAGATAAAATTATTCCAACTATTAGAAGCCTTGAAAATCAAACAGACAAAAACTTTGAGTGGATTATTAGTGATGGTGCATCAATCGATAATACTGTCAATATTATTAAAGCTGTAAAGAATTTAAACATAAAAATTATCTCAGAACCAGATTTTGGTATATATGATGCTATAAATAAAGCAATTAAAATTGCTTATGGTGATTACTATCTTGTTTTAGGTGCCGGAGATTTACTAGAGCCCAACGCAATAGAGCTATATCGAAAAGCTGCTTACTATACGAAGGCATCTATTCTATCAGCGCGTGTTTACATTGGTGAAAAGGTCAGATATCCAAATAGAGGCAAGCCATGGTTATTCTCGGCAGGAGCTTACATATCCGCTCATTCTGTTGGTACTCTGATTAAGAAAAGCCTTCATGAGCAATTAGGATATTATTCTCACAGATTTCCACTAGGTGCAGACTATTTATTTATTAAAACCGCTATTCAAAATGGCTATAAGTTTCATGCTTGTGACTTCATTGCTGGAGAGTTTATTCTTGGAGGTATTTCATCAACTGATACAATATCAGTTTTGTGTGATACTCTGCGATTGCAGATAGAAACAGGAGAAAACTTGATTTTGCAAACACTTATTTTTATTTCTGCTTTATTTATTAAAGTTATTATTCCCAAAATTCTTTGTGCAAGATCAATAAAAACAAAAGACTTTTTTCAACCTCAAGATAATTTAAAAAAATGTACTTAA
- a CDS encoding transposase: MLGLIPENAIAIMDREFASWRFLERLSERKCLFVVRIKSTMRMKFNHERYRVVQFFDESQREFRIATNLTHLSEEEVSELYRHR, encoded by the coding sequence ATGTTAGGACTGATCCCTGAGAACGCCATTGCCATCATGGATAGAGAATTTGCGAGTTGGAGATTTTTAGAGCGACTGAGTGAGAGGAAGTGTTTATTTGTTGTGCGTATTAAGAGTACCATGAGAATGAAGTTTAATCATGAGAGATATCGAGTGGTTCAATTTTTTGATGAGAGTCAAAGGGAGTTTCGTATTGCGACAAATCTAACGCATCTGAGTGAGGAGGAAGTGAGTGAGCTGTATCGTCATCGATGA
- a CDS encoding NAD(P)H-dependent oxidoreductase codes for MTETPISATTILQQLQWRYATKKFDTDRKIPADLWQVLLQSLVLAPSSFGLQPWKFYVIESAQLRQALLPHTSNQRQVVDASHLVVFAIKTNLNSADVDRYLARQAEVHNTTAENLQGYGDLVKRFLQSPPYPLNVDEWSTRQVYIALGQFMVTAALLGIDTCPMEGFLPQEYDRILDLPAQGYHAVVLCAAGYRAADDKYATLPKVRYSLEAVVEVR; via the coding sequence ATGACTGAGACGCCGATTTCAGCAACAACGATTTTGCAGCAACTGCAATGGCGCTATGCTACAAAAAAGTTTGATACCGATCGCAAGATTCCTGCGGATCTTTGGCAAGTCCTCCTGCAAAGTCTTGTCCTTGCTCCCTCCTCCTTTGGCCTGCAACCGTGGAAGTTTTACGTCATTGAGAGCGCTCAACTGCGCCAAGCCCTGCTGCCCCACACATCGAATCAACGGCAGGTGGTGGATGCCTCTCACCTCGTGGTCTTTGCGATTAAAACCAATCTCAATAGTGCCGATGTCGATCGCTACCTTGCGCGGCAGGCAGAAGTTCACAATACCACCGCGGAAAATCTGCAAGGCTATGGTGACTTGGTCAAGCGCTTTTTGCAATCGCCCCCTTACCCGCTCAATGTTGATGAATGGTCAACCCGTCAAGTCTATATTGCCTTGGGGCAGTTCATGGTGACGGCGGCTCTACTGGGAATTGACACCTGTCCGATGGAGGGTTTCTTGCCCCAAGAGTATGACCGCATTCTCGATCTACCCGCCCAAGGCTACCATGCCGTGGTTTTGTGTGCGGCTGGCTACCGTGCCGCTGATGACAAGTACGCAACGCTCCCCAAGGTGCGCTATTCCCTAGAGGCGGTTGTGGAAGTGCGCTAG
- a CDS encoding GNAT family N-acetyltransferase, producing MGIDDIAPVFHLGEELFTSDLYPSLYRIWDEWEVIGFYNTDPEYCLVAEADSQVAGFILGTIISKAPWVYGYINWLGVHPHYQRRGIADKLVDKLIERMIEEGARFMLVDTDPANTPAVKFFTRKGFGNPRRHVFFSLNLTKHEIYGRLIAYERDRSERLTYRRPRRR from the coding sequence ATGGGGATTGACGACATTGCCCCGGTGTTTCACCTTGGCGAGGAACTCTTCACTAGTGATTTGTATCCTTCGCTCTATCGCATCTGGGATGAATGGGAGGTCATTGGCTTCTACAACACCGATCCCGAATACTGTCTGGTGGCCGAAGCGGATTCTCAGGTCGCTGGGTTTATTTTGGGCACGATTATTAGCAAAGCCCCGTGGGTCTATGGTTACATTAACTGGCTGGGGGTGCATCCCCACTATCAGCGGCGAGGCATTGCCGATAAGCTGGTGGATAAGCTCATCGAGCGGATGATTGAGGAGGGGGCGCGATTTATGCTGGTGGATACCGATCCGGCCAACACGCCCGCAGTCAAGTTTTTTACCCGTAAGGGCTTTGGCAATCCGCGGCGGCATGTGTTCTTTTCCTTAAACTTGACGAAGCATGAAATCTATGGCCGACTGATTGCCTACGAGCGCGATCGCTCCGAGCGGCTGACCTATCGCCGTCCCCGCCGCCGCTAA
- a CDS encoding DUF5340 domain-containing protein, translating to MLSPTPSDEVPVPAHIHYELALQILEQVSLPALPPHSSGYQQLHSAVIHLRKALRLQKQFEEEWQLGGGSVEYQWSLNRDRPQAQSK from the coding sequence ATGCTTTCCCCTACCCCTTCGGATGAAGTGCCTGTCCCTGCCCACATTCATTACGAGTTAGCGCTGCAAATTTTGGAACAGGTCTCCTTACCCGCCCTCCCTCCCCACTCCAGTGGCTACCAGCAGCTTCATAGTGCGGTCATTCATCTGCGCAAAGCCCTACGGCTACAAAAGCAGTTTGAGGAGGAATGGCAATTGGGCGGCGGCAGTGTAGAGTACCAGTGGTCGTTGAATCGCGATCGCCCCCAAGCTCAAAGCAAATAG
- the menA gene encoding 2-carboxy-1,4-naphthoquinone phytyltransferase, with amino-acid sequence MVRPSDSMDRSRLWWAAIKLPMYSVAVMPIWLGTAVAIAETGRVHWWPFGLFLTAAVLILVWLNLSNDVFDAETGIDRHKYHSVVNLTGKKQLIFWLSNLCLLLGLLGIVAISWLQQDATVLGVVLLCCALGYSYQGPPFRLGYLGLGEPICFICFGPLAIAAAYYSQVQAFSSSIWPVALLNGLTTTLILFCSHFHQVADDLAAGKRSPVVRLGTARSAQLVYGACGLFYGVLVISVAWGILPWPTLLALSSLPWGIYLCQRMAQFHSVPEQIKNSKFIAVQLHFWSSLLLGLGYLL; translated from the coding sequence ATGGTTCGTCCGTCAGACTCCATGGATCGCTCCCGTTTGTGGTGGGCGGCGATTAAACTTCCCATGTACAGTGTGGCTGTGATGCCTATTTGGCTGGGCACAGCGGTGGCGATCGCCGAGACGGGAAGGGTACACTGGTGGCCTTTTGGGTTGTTTCTGACAGCAGCCGTGCTGATTTTGGTCTGGCTGAATCTCAGTAATGATGTCTTTGATGCTGAGACGGGGATCGATCGCCACAAGTACCATTCTGTGGTCAATCTCACAGGCAAAAAGCAACTCATCTTCTGGCTGAGCAACCTCTGCTTACTCCTGGGGCTACTGGGGATTGTGGCCATTAGTTGGCTGCAACAGGATGCAACGGTTTTAGGGGTGGTATTACTCTGCTGCGCCCTAGGCTATAGCTACCAAGGGCCACCCTTTCGTTTGGGCTATTTGGGCTTGGGAGAGCCAATTTGTTTTATCTGCTTTGGACCACTGGCGATCGCTGCCGCCTACTACAGTCAAGTGCAAGCGTTTAGTTCGAGCATCTGGCCGGTAGCTCTCCTCAATGGTCTGACGACAACGCTGATTCTTTTTTGCTCCCACTTTCATCAGGTGGCCGATGATCTAGCGGCTGGCAAACGTTCGCCGGTCGTGCGCCTAGGGACGGCTCGCAGTGCCCAACTGGTCTATGGTGCCTGTGGTCTCTTTTATGGTGTTTTGGTGATCAGCGTGGCGTGGGGAATCCTGCCGTGGCCAACGCTGCTGGCTTTGAGTTCGCTGCCTTGGGGGATCTATTTGTGCCAGCGGATGGCGCAATTTCACAGTGTCCCTGAGCAGATCAAGAACTCGAAATTTATTGCCGTGCAACTGCATTTTTGGAGTAGCTTGCTCTTGGGATTAGGCTATTTGCTTTGA